The Aethina tumida isolate Nest 87 chromosome 6, icAetTumi1.1, whole genome shotgun sequence nucleotide sequence ttctgtttaattacttaatttaaaaactggtaataattatatttaaatatttaactttaacaaaacatatttcacTTTGAAGTTAAgctaattactattaaataattttatattcattcatGTAAACTACAATAGTATTCAtgcaattgaatatattgtctGTGTTATGTAATTAgtacaaatgttaaattacactaatttttttagtccAGTTTTCGTATTATGGGTGGCACTCACCTGAGGAAATTTATACCAACAGTCACCTAAGTTTTGagacaattctatataaaaatatttatacttattacTTACGATTCATCTCTTGCGACTCGTTACATTGTTCCTTCCTTAATGACATTTCGTCCCGAAAAGTAAAATTGCTTCTCCAAGGGTGGCGATATGAACATGATGAGCCATTTCTACAGTATTCTTTCATGTAGAAATAGCAGTTCACAGTTTTGTAATTGATGCTCCCTCTAGGTTGCTAGCAGCTTAGTAGGATCTCGTTGCCACTGTTTTCGAAGACGGTTTTGAGCATGTTTCTGACGGTTTTCCAGTCCAACCCATCTAAACTACATGCCAATTTAGGAATTGCTATTTGAGTAATTTTCTTGGCCAACAGgatgttctttaattttattaggcaTTTCCACACTCTTTGATAAGTTGGCTTGTcatgagaagaatgcttcgtTAACAGGTAAAAGAAATTCCTAGTATGTTCATTTTCGCTCTTACTtctcaaatataaaacatcttTAACACTTCCGCCCTGCTTTCTTAGCTTTTCGACTTGTCCAAACCTCTTTTTAAACGTATAAGCAATTCCTTTGGACATTCGTAGGCCTTCCGCCACACAATAAGCCAAGGCGTAATCGATAGATGTCTTGAAAAGATCTTGCTGCTTTACTCTCGTAACAACAAACTTGGACTCCTTGGAAGTTGCAACTTTGCCGAAATGTCATCCTCTTTTGCACCGATTTAACTTTACAAACATCCACGTTGTCGGTTTCCTCGTATTTGCTCAATCGATTAAAATGAACAACCCTTGGTTTTCCTCTTGGAAGCTTTCTAATTCGGTATATGACAAGTTGATCGTTAATAGGATACTGCAGACCGTAGAGAACCTTTGGGATCAGAAATTACTTCAACAATACAAGGTTTTGTTCCGGCTTTAAAGGAGTTCTACCGAGTAACAACGTCCattgtttcaaattatacAGCGATGGCTTATTGATGCCAGTGGTTCCAAACAAATgacccaaatatttaaaagaacaaAGGTTACCAACAATAGGAATTTTGGAACCGTCGATAGAGAATATAGGTTTGGTGGATGGAATGGTGACTTTCCATCCACCAATTGGTTTCGCAGAGATGGAGACCGACTTAGACGGGTTTAGGCTCATACCTCTTGCTTTGAAAAACTTTGAGGTTTCAATAAGCATTAGCGGTATCTCCACCTCTGCGtcactaattaaaacaatgtcaTCAGCAAAAGCCATCGCTGCAATTTTAACCCCGTCAGCAACAGTACCACCagagaatttcaaatttaatttctcaaCTAGTTCATCAATTACTATAGTAAATATAAGAGGACTCAGAGGTCACCTT carries:
- the LOC126265931 gene encoding ADP-ribose glycohydrolase OARD1-like codes for the protein MSKGIAYTFKKRFGQVEKLRKQGGSVKDVLYLRSKSENEHTRNFFYLLTKHSSHDKPTYQRVWKCLIKLKNILLAKKITQIAIPKLACSLDGLDWKTVRNMLKTVFENSGNEILLSC